In Corallococcus caeni, a single genomic region encodes these proteins:
- a CDS encoding DUF3857 domain-containing protein, with the protein MSRFTSLAALVVLTCPVLGLAKPNADDRAREYAAEAVKAANSPRGGAALLRMHALVDDVEDLTPLVSTYQQIASRRTADANTRTTAQILLMDAERSRGRMVRANEVRQWLGFVNDYYVVGGFENEGKAGCDTDFGPEAANLDLTARYPGAKGHEATWRKLAVTSADGYVDLATAVRPNKESVAYALTWLEVPQDTRVALGLGTSGGYRLWVNGQLASKEDRYNLPRPDQTRVSVKLKKGLNRVLVKVCQESGPLGFYLRSESASARASLPAKAPALERMPAPAPQPLPTLTSALRALVEKNPDDAQLRGDYAQVLAFFRAYDEREHTASAEAALAAENAPTDARLQVLAANTQTDDLNERRRFLEAAVKADPTYAPARLALADHEMDRGHPERVQPLLAPILENEDGRNVPGARLLLARAAEALGERARAHALVEEAFRQQPRVPRVVRVAAAASRQLGRDQEAMDRMRVVLALRYDDTNTRRQLASMLADAGKVDAAEREYAKLTDLNPFDNGSRVRLAELKAANGAVEEATALFTEAKALSPDEPEVYEREGRALLAAGQREPALAAFERSLVLRPQNPGLKEALRTLKGESESAGTQYLVDAKPLSKEAEGYMNEDALYLVDNTYVRVQKSGLSSRMQQMAVRVFNQRGVDAFRSVPITYSPDRQEVRVLRARVTKPDGSVVDSYGDADRNINEPWTGMYYDARARVLSFPSLAAGDTLELTYRLDDTAQDNLLSDYWGDVESVQGVYPKVRFQYVVDMPKERPLYWNKSRLAGVEQQQEAPESGRTVYRFGAKHVSKVVPEPGMPGWAEVAQNLHISTYKTWDQVGHYWWGLVRDQLQPNAELKTTVDQVLTGVDRKDQLAVVRAIYSFVVTNTRYVALEFGIHGFKPYRVDRVLARRFGDCKDKASLIHSMLKVAGVDSRLVLLRMRNLGALDAEPASLAAFNHAIAYVPKFDLYLDGTAEFHGAKELPSADRVANVLVVDPNGTSNFLTTPEAKADDNKTTLAMDVALRPDGGADVKGQSSVSGQSAPDYRRAYRPESTRKSTFERAWAQSFPGLTVREVKLSDTTRLDDDVTLDFNMGIPRYAEVLPGGSLRFLPFGTGRTYQQAYASLAERRFDLVMQSPWVNTFKLRYTLPGGYTVTELPQAVEETTKFGHVKLSYRVENGALVADGEVALSVARIKADEYPQFREFLGRVDRAFGRRILLQGPGQKTASR; encoded by the coding sequence ATGTCGCGTTTCACATCGCTGGCCGCACTTGTCGTGCTCACCTGCCCCGTGCTGGGGCTCGCGAAGCCGAACGCGGACGACCGGGCCCGCGAGTACGCGGCCGAGGCCGTCAAGGCCGCCAACTCGCCGCGCGGTGGCGCCGCCCTCCTGCGCATGCACGCGCTGGTGGATGACGTGGAGGACCTCACCCCGCTGGTGAGCACCTACCAGCAGATTGCCTCCCGCCGCACGGCGGACGCGAACACGCGCACCACCGCTCAAATCCTGCTCATGGACGCGGAGCGCTCGCGCGGCCGGATGGTGCGCGCCAACGAGGTCCGCCAGTGGCTGGGCTTCGTCAACGACTACTACGTCGTCGGCGGCTTCGAGAACGAGGGCAAGGCCGGCTGTGACACGGACTTCGGGCCGGAGGCCGCCAACCTGGACCTCACCGCGCGCTACCCCGGCGCGAAGGGCCACGAGGCCACCTGGCGCAAGCTGGCCGTCACGTCCGCGGACGGCTACGTGGACCTGGCCACCGCGGTGCGCCCCAACAAGGAGTCCGTGGCGTACGCGCTCACCTGGCTGGAGGTGCCGCAGGACACGCGCGTGGCGCTGGGCCTGGGCACCTCCGGCGGCTACCGCCTGTGGGTGAACGGGCAGCTCGCGTCCAAGGAGGACCGCTACAACCTGCCCCGCCCGGACCAGACGCGCGTGTCGGTGAAGCTCAAGAAGGGCCTCAACCGCGTGCTGGTGAAGGTGTGCCAGGAGTCCGGCCCGCTGGGCTTCTACCTGCGCTCGGAGTCCGCCTCCGCTCGCGCCTCGCTGCCCGCCAAGGCCCCCGCCCTGGAGCGCATGCCCGCGCCCGCGCCGCAGCCCCTGCCCACCCTCACCTCCGCGCTGCGCGCGCTGGTGGAGAAGAACCCGGACGACGCGCAGCTGCGAGGCGACTACGCCCAGGTGCTGGCCTTCTTCCGCGCCTATGACGAGCGCGAGCACACCGCCAGCGCCGAGGCCGCGCTCGCGGCGGAGAACGCGCCCACCGACGCGCGCCTGCAGGTCCTGGCCGCCAACACGCAGACGGACGACCTCAACGAGCGCCGCCGCTTCCTGGAGGCCGCCGTGAAGGCGGACCCCACCTACGCCCCCGCGCGCCTGGCGCTGGCGGACCACGAGATGGACCGCGGCCATCCGGAGCGCGTGCAGCCGCTGCTCGCCCCCATCCTGGAGAATGAAGACGGCCGCAACGTGCCGGGCGCGCGGCTGCTGCTCGCCCGCGCGGCCGAGGCCCTGGGCGAGCGCGCCCGGGCGCACGCGCTGGTGGAGGAGGCCTTCCGTCAGCAGCCGCGCGTGCCCCGCGTGGTGCGCGTGGCCGCCGCGGCGTCCCGTCAGCTGGGCCGCGACCAGGAGGCCATGGACCGCATGCGCGTGGTGCTGGCGCTGCGCTACGACGACACCAACACGCGCCGGCAGCTGGCCTCCATGCTCGCGGACGCGGGCAAGGTGGACGCCGCCGAGCGCGAGTACGCGAAGCTCACCGACCTGAACCCCTTCGACAACGGCAGCCGCGTGCGGCTGGCGGAGCTGAAGGCCGCCAACGGCGCCGTGGAGGAGGCCACCGCCCTCTTCACCGAGGCCAAGGCCCTCTCCCCGGACGAGCCCGAGGTCTACGAGCGCGAGGGCCGCGCGCTGCTGGCCGCCGGTCAGCGGGAGCCCGCCCTGGCCGCCTTCGAGCGCTCGCTGGTGCTGCGCCCGCAGAACCCCGGCCTCAAGGAGGCCCTGCGCACGCTCAAGGGCGAGTCCGAGAGCGCGGGCACCCAGTACCTCGTGGACGCGAAGCCGCTGTCCAAGGAGGCCGAGGGCTACATGAACGAGGACGCCCTGTACCTCGTGGACAACACCTACGTGCGCGTGCAGAAGAGCGGCCTGTCCAGCCGCATGCAGCAGATGGCGGTGCGCGTGTTCAACCAGCGCGGCGTGGACGCGTTCCGCAGCGTCCCCATCACCTACTCGCCGGACCGTCAGGAGGTGCGCGTGCTGCGCGCCCGCGTGACGAAGCCGGACGGCTCCGTGGTGGACAGCTACGGCGACGCGGACCGCAACATCAACGAGCCCTGGACGGGCATGTACTACGACGCCCGCGCGCGCGTGCTGTCGTTCCCGTCGCTCGCCGCCGGTGACACGCTGGAGCTCACCTACCGCCTGGACGACACCGCGCAGGACAACCTGCTGTCGGACTACTGGGGCGACGTGGAGAGCGTGCAGGGCGTCTACCCGAAGGTGCGCTTCCAGTACGTCGTGGACATGCCCAAGGAGCGGCCGCTGTACTGGAACAAGAGCCGCCTGGCCGGCGTGGAGCAGCAGCAGGAGGCCCCCGAGTCCGGCCGCACCGTGTACCGCTTCGGCGCGAAGCACGTCTCCAAGGTGGTGCCGGAGCCGGGCATGCCGGGCTGGGCGGAGGTCGCCCAGAACCTGCACATCTCCACGTACAAGACGTGGGACCAGGTGGGCCACTACTGGTGGGGCCTGGTGCGCGACCAGCTCCAGCCCAACGCGGAGCTGAAGACCACCGTGGACCAGGTGCTCACCGGCGTGGACCGCAAGGACCAGCTGGCCGTCGTGCGCGCCATCTACTCGTTCGTCGTCACCAACACCCGCTACGTGGCGCTGGAGTTCGGCATCCACGGCTTCAAGCCGTACCGTGTCGACCGCGTGCTGGCCCGCCGCTTCGGTGACTGCAAGGACAAGGCGAGCCTCATCCACTCCATGCTGAAGGTGGCGGGCGTGGACAGCCGGCTGGTGCTGCTGCGCATGCGCAACCTGGGCGCGCTGGACGCGGAGCCCGCGTCGCTGGCGGCCTTCAACCACGCCATCGCGTACGTGCCCAAGTTCGACCTGTACCTGGACGGCACCGCGGAGTTCCACGGCGCAAAGGAGCTGCCGAGCGCGGACCGCGTCGCCAACGTGCTGGTGGTGGACCCCAACGGCACCAGCAACTTCCTCACCACGCCGGAGGCAAAGGCGGACGACAACAAGACGACGCTGGCCATGGACGTGGCGCTGCGTCCGGACGGCGGCGCGGACGTGAAGGGCCAGAGCAGCGTGTCCGGCCAGTCCGCGCCGGACTACCGCCGCGCCTACCGCCCGGAGTCCACGCGCAAGTCCACCTTCGAGCGCGCGTGGGCGCAGAGCTTCCCCGGCCTCACCGTGCGCGAGGTGAAGCTCAGCGACACCACCCGGCTGGACGACGACGTGACGCTCGACTTCAACATGGGCATCCCGCGCTACGCGGAGGTGCTGCCCGGCGGCAGCCTGCGCTTCCTGCCCTTCGGCACGGGGCGCACCTATCAGCAGGCGTACGCGTCGCTCGCCGAGCGCCGCTTCGACCTGGTGATGCAGAGCCCCTGGGTGAACACCTTCAAGCTGCGCTACACGCTGCCCGGCGGCTACACCGTCACGGAGCTGCCCCAGGCCGTGGAGGAGACCACGAAGTTCGGCCACGTGAAGCTCAGCTACCGCGTGGAGAACGGCGCGCTCGTCGCCGACGGAGAGGTCGCTCTCTCGGTCGCCCGCATCAAGGCGGACGAGTATCCCCAGTTCCGTGAGTTCCTGGGCCGCGTGGACCGCGCCTTCGGCCGCCGCATCCTGCTGCAGGGGCCGGGGCAGAAGACGGCTTCGCGGTAA
- a CDS encoding NAD-dependent epimerase/dehydratase family protein: MREALKDEVVLVTGGSGYLGGWTVVALLKQGYRVRTTVRSLAREGALRADLGRQVDPGDRLSVFAANLLADEGWARAAEGADFILHTASPMGVGEFKDQDLLRPAREGTLRVLRAGAKAGVKRVVMTSTLMAALPSGHPGDGAPPTDETVWTDLTAKGVNHYTQSKTLAEQDAWAFVKQAGGAMTLSTVLPSVIQGPVMGKDVSGSLELLARMLRGQMSRLPRLGFTIVDVRDLVDLHLKAMTAPGAAGERFAATSDFLWLSDIARLLREHLGARAAKVSTRMAPDFLVRFGALFDPELRQLVSNLGVRREFSTAKAERLLGWRARPSAEAVLASAEGLVREGLV; the protein is encoded by the coding sequence ATGCGCGAGGCCTTGAAGGACGAAGTGGTGCTGGTGACCGGAGGCTCCGGCTACCTGGGAGGTTGGACGGTGGTGGCCCTGTTGAAGCAGGGCTACCGGGTCCGGACCACGGTGCGAAGCCTGGCGAGGGAGGGGGCGCTCCGGGCGGACCTCGGCCGGCAGGTGGACCCGGGAGACCGGCTCTCCGTCTTCGCCGCGAACCTGCTGGCGGACGAGGGCTGGGCGCGGGCGGCGGAAGGGGCGGACTTCATCCTGCACACCGCGTCCCCCATGGGGGTGGGCGAGTTCAAGGACCAGGACCTCCTCCGCCCCGCGCGCGAGGGCACGCTGCGGGTGTTGAGGGCGGGCGCGAAGGCGGGCGTGAAGCGGGTGGTGATGACGTCGACGCTGATGGCCGCGCTTCCGTCCGGGCACCCTGGCGACGGGGCCCCGCCCACGGATGAGACCGTGTGGACGGACCTCACGGCGAAGGGCGTGAACCACTACACGCAATCCAAGACGCTGGCGGAACAGGACGCGTGGGCCTTCGTGAAACAGGCGGGAGGCGCGATGACGCTGAGCACGGTGCTGCCTTCCGTCATCCAGGGGCCGGTGATGGGCAAGGACGTCTCCGGGTCGCTGGAGTTGTTGGCGCGGATGCTGCGCGGGCAGATGTCCCGTCTGCCGAGGCTGGGCTTCACGATCGTGGATGTGCGCGACCTGGTGGACCTGCACTTGAAGGCCATGACGGCGCCCGGGGCCGCGGGGGAGCGTTTCGCGGCGACGAGCGACTTCCTGTGGCTTTCCGACATCGCCCGGCTGCTGCGGGAGCACCTGGGCGCACGCGCCGCGAAGGTGTCCACGCGGATGGCGCCGGACTTCCTGGTGCGCTTCGGCGCGCTGTTCGACCCGGAGCTCCGCCAGCTCGTGAGCAACCTGGGCGTGCGGCGCGAGTTCAGCACCGCCAAGGCGGAGCGGCTGCTTGGCTGGCGTGCACGCCCCTCGGCGGAGGCGGTGCTCGCCAGCGCGGAGGGGCTGGTGCGCGAAGGGCTGGTGTGA
- a CDS encoding bifunctional alpha,alpha-trehalose-phosphate synthase (UDP-forming)/trehalose-phosphatase — translation MARLLLVSNRLPVTVKAEKDSVSVVRSAGGLATGLSRPHERSGGLWIGWPGDVSRLTDAQRSQVEQQLSDLRCVPLYLSASEVSRFYEGYSNRVLWPLCHYMLDRVPRQDRDWDAYRKANERFADLAAKHYQPGDTIWVHDYQLMLVPGMLRQRLPHARIGYFHHIPFPSSEIFSTLPRRGELLRGLLGADLIGFHAVSYVRHFSGTLLRHLGLDTDIDRVLFQGREVRVGAFPMGIDATAFETLAGEPGVLDEVKTLHERAHGERLLVGIDRLDYTKGIPRRLLAVQRVLERDPSLRGRLRFIQVAVPSRTQVQAYAEYRETVDEIVGRINGLYGTVHSTPVHYLYRSLNEKQLVSLYRGADVMLVTPVRDGMNLVAKEFCAARPDEDGVLVLSEFAGAAAEMRDALLVNPYDVEGMADAIEQALEMPKAERQDRMRCLRAGVRTRDVHWWVASFLDRLQGLPSVAEKPPLPDGMTALDKLKGPGRKVLFLDYDGTLVGFAPTPEQAAPDAELMTLLQELSARPDLSVHIVSGRPRETLEAWFGELPVGLHAEHGLWSRMRRGQPWHALPGVSFEWKSQVKPVLDAFAARVTGSFVEEKTASLAWHYRRVDAEFGALQARELRLLLFEKFSQEPMHILPGDRVVEVRPRGVNKGRVVSEVLKQEAPDVRVLALGDDVTDEDLFAAVPPGGITVHAGNKHTRAAYRVEGPPEVRRLLKALLGK, via the coding sequence ATGGCTCGACTCCTGCTCGTTTCGAACCGTCTTCCCGTCACCGTCAAGGCGGAGAAGGATTCCGTCTCCGTGGTGCGGAGCGCCGGAGGGCTCGCCACCGGCCTCAGCCGCCCGCACGAGCGCTCCGGAGGCCTGTGGATCGGCTGGCCCGGAGATGTCTCCCGGCTGACGGACGCCCAGCGTTCGCAGGTGGAGCAGCAGCTGTCGGACCTGCGCTGCGTGCCGCTGTACCTCTCCGCCAGCGAGGTCAGCCGCTTCTACGAGGGCTATTCCAACCGGGTGCTCTGGCCGCTGTGCCACTACATGCTGGACCGCGTCCCCCGTCAGGACCGGGACTGGGACGCGTACCGCAAGGCGAACGAGCGCTTCGCCGACCTGGCCGCGAAGCACTACCAGCCGGGCGACACCATCTGGGTGCATGACTACCAGCTCATGCTGGTGCCCGGGATGCTGCGCCAGCGCCTGCCGCACGCGCGCATCGGCTACTTCCACCACATCCCGTTCCCGTCGTCTGAAATCTTCAGCACGCTGCCCCGGCGCGGAGAGCTGCTCCGGGGCCTGCTGGGCGCGGACCTCATCGGCTTCCACGCGGTGAGCTACGTGCGGCACTTCTCCGGCACGCTGCTGAGGCACCTGGGGTTGGACACGGACATCGACCGCGTCCTCTTCCAGGGGCGCGAGGTGCGCGTGGGCGCGTTCCCCATGGGCATCGACGCCACCGCCTTCGAGACGCTGGCGGGGGAGCCCGGGGTGCTGGACGAGGTGAAGACGCTGCACGAGCGCGCCCACGGAGAGCGGCTGCTCGTGGGCATCGACCGGCTGGACTACACCAAGGGCATCCCCCGGCGTCTGCTCGCGGTGCAGCGCGTGCTGGAGCGCGACCCGTCCCTGCGCGGGCGCCTGCGCTTCATCCAGGTGGCCGTCCCCAGCCGCACGCAGGTGCAGGCCTATGCCGAGTACCGCGAGACGGTGGACGAAATCGTGGGCCGCATCAACGGCCTCTACGGCACCGTGCACAGCACGCCCGTGCACTACCTCTACCGGTCGCTCAACGAGAAGCAGCTGGTGAGCCTCTACCGGGGCGCGGACGTGATGCTGGTGACGCCCGTGCGCGACGGCATGAACCTGGTGGCCAAGGAGTTCTGCGCGGCCCGTCCGGACGAGGACGGCGTGCTCGTGCTCAGCGAGTTCGCGGGCGCGGCGGCGGAGATGCGCGACGCGCTGCTGGTGAACCCCTACGACGTGGAGGGCATGGCGGACGCCATCGAACAGGCGCTGGAGATGCCCAAGGCCGAGCGCCAGGACCGCATGCGCTGCCTGCGCGCGGGCGTGAGGACGCGGGACGTGCACTGGTGGGTGGCCAGCTTCCTGGACCGGCTCCAGGGCCTGCCCTCCGTCGCGGAGAAGCCGCCCTTGCCGGACGGCATGACCGCCCTGGACAAGCTGAAGGGGCCGGGCAGGAAGGTGCTGTTCCTGGACTACGACGGCACGCTCGTGGGCTTCGCGCCCACGCCGGAGCAGGCCGCGCCGGACGCGGAGTTGATGACGCTGCTCCAGGAGCTGAGCGCCCGGCCGGACCTGTCCGTGCACATCGTGAGCGGCCGCCCGCGCGAGACGCTGGAGGCGTGGTTCGGAGAGCTGCCCGTGGGGCTGCACGCGGAGCACGGCCTGTGGTCGCGCATGCGCCGTGGCCAGCCATGGCACGCGCTGCCGGGCGTGTCCTTCGAGTGGAAGTCCCAGGTGAAGCCCGTGCTGGACGCGTTCGCGGCGCGGGTGACGGGCTCGTTCGTGGAGGAGAAGACGGCGTCGCTCGCGTGGCACTACCGCAGGGTGGACGCGGAGTTCGGCGCGCTCCAGGCGCGCGAGCTGCGCCTGCTGCTCTTCGAGAAGTTCTCCCAGGAGCCCATGCACATCCTGCCCGGGGACCGGGTGGTGGAGGTGCGGCCCCGGGGCGTCAACAAGGGGCGCGTCGTGTCGGAGGTGCTCAAGCAGGAGGCGCCGGACGTGCGCGTGCTGGCGCTGGGCGACGACGTCACCGACGAGGACCTCTTCGCGGCGGTGCCCCCCGGCGGCATCACCGTGCACGCGGGCAACAAGCACACGCGCGCGGCCTACCGCGTGGAGGGGCCGCCGGAGGTGCGGCGGTTGCTCAAGGCGCTGCTCGGGAAGTAG
- a CDS encoding winged helix-turn-helix transcriptional regulator, producing MKLGNLDLPSEVCRSVGDVLGRVGDKWSVLVIVMLADHPLRFSELRRSIGTVSQKMLTATLRGLERDGYLTRTVTPSIPPRVDYALTEMGRDVLVPLNALAQWALARREQVEAARRAYDAKAEDAASPDEAAGGSA from the coding sequence ATGAAACTCGGTAACCTCGACCTCCCCTCGGAGGTCTGCCGCTCCGTCGGCGACGTGCTGGGCCGCGTCGGCGACAAGTGGTCGGTGCTGGTCATCGTGATGCTGGCGGACCACCCGCTGCGTTTCAGCGAGCTGCGCCGGTCCATCGGCACCGTGTCGCAGAAGATGCTCACGGCCACGCTGCGCGGACTGGAGCGCGACGGCTATCTCACCCGCACCGTCACGCCCAGCATCCCACCGCGCGTGGACTACGCGCTCACGGAGATGGGCCGCGACGTACTGGTGCCCCTCAACGCGTTGGCCCAATGGGCGCTCGCGCGCCGTGAGCAGGTGGAGGCCGCGCGCCGCGCCTATGACGCGAAGGCGGAGGATGCCGCGTCCCCGGATGAGGCGGCGGGTGGATCCGCCTAG
- a CDS encoding threonine aldolase family protein gives MKDSRFSRAEFLALTSLLAGTTLFPKRGDAAPDGGTPSLRTVKSPGLAGVPASDAGVATPKTGPTAAGSQAEYEQLRQGCTASLPVRSTSDDGAEYARIGEWMQRQKLSSDVYGNGDFVQAFEKKIADLLGFEDACFMPTGTMAQLVALRIYADASNVRTVGVHPSSHHVLHEDDAYSVLHQLRAVYLGPWTRPLLAEDVANSRDVLGSVSVELPVRWLGGQLQTWEQLQELKRTCRDQKVKLHMDGARLWESQPFYGRSYAELCKGFDSVYVSFYKMVGGIGGAMLVGSRDFIKESRVWRHRHGGNLYHLAPLVASAAMRFDAALAAIPGYVKRAKALTALLAADSRVTVLPQPVQTNMFHVFLRGSPQAYNRQRDRIAREDRVWVAGGFGQTRVPGVVSTELQVSEGLQGISDADAARAFLRLLEAA, from the coding sequence ATGAAGGACAGTCGCTTCAGCCGGGCGGAGTTCCTCGCACTCACCAGCCTGCTCGCGGGCACCACGCTGTTCCCGAAGCGGGGAGACGCGGCCCCGGACGGGGGCACGCCCTCCCTTCGCACCGTGAAGTCGCCGGGGCTCGCCGGAGTCCCCGCGTCGGACGCGGGCGTCGCGACCCCCAAGACAGGCCCGACGGCGGCGGGCTCGCAGGCGGAGTACGAACAGCTGCGGCAGGGCTGCACCGCGTCCCTGCCGGTGCGCTCCACGTCCGACGACGGCGCGGAGTACGCGCGCATCGGCGAGTGGATGCAGCGCCAGAAGCTGTCCAGCGACGTCTACGGCAACGGCGACTTCGTGCAGGCCTTCGAGAAGAAGATCGCGGACCTGCTGGGCTTCGAGGACGCGTGCTTCATGCCCACGGGCACCATGGCGCAGCTCGTCGCGCTGCGCATCTACGCGGACGCAAGCAACGTGCGCACCGTGGGCGTGCACCCGTCGTCGCACCACGTGCTGCACGAGGACGACGCGTACTCCGTGCTGCACCAGCTGCGCGCCGTGTACCTGGGCCCGTGGACGCGGCCGCTGCTGGCGGAGGACGTGGCCAACTCCCGCGACGTGCTGGGAAGCGTCAGCGTGGAGCTGCCAGTGCGCTGGCTGGGCGGGCAGCTCCAGACATGGGAGCAGCTCCAGGAGCTCAAGCGCACCTGCCGTGACCAGAAGGTGAAGCTGCACATGGACGGCGCGCGGCTGTGGGAGAGCCAGCCCTTCTACGGCCGCTCCTACGCGGAGCTCTGCAAGGGCTTCGACTCCGTCTACGTGTCCTTCTACAAGATGGTGGGCGGCATCGGCGGCGCCATGCTGGTGGGCAGCCGCGACTTCATCAAGGAGTCACGCGTGTGGCGCCACCGGCACGGCGGCAACCTGTACCACCTGGCCCCGCTGGTGGCCTCCGCCGCCATGCGCTTCGACGCGGCGCTGGCCGCCATCCCCGGCTACGTGAAGCGCGCGAAGGCGCTCACCGCGCTCCTGGCGGCGGACTCGCGCGTCACCGTGTTGCCGCAGCCGGTGCAGACGAACATGTTCCACGTGTTCCTGCGCGGCTCACCCCAGGCCTACAACCGCCAGCGCGACCGCATCGCGCGCGAGGACCGCGTCTGGGTGGCGGGGGGCTTCGGACAGACGCGCGTGCCCGGCGTCGTGTCCACGGAGCTGCAGGTGAGCGAGGGGCTCCAGGGCATCAGCGACGCCGACGCCGCCCGGGCCTTCCTGCGCCTGCTGGAGGCGGCCTGA
- a CDS encoding cupin domain-containing protein, whose protein sequence is MSGTAMMNGLVHTADLEWKPLGPGTSYRLLRVSAETGVWSAILKMEKGAVFAPHKHLAAAEIFILSGSTQDRYGTTRPGDYEFEPVGAEHPATTALEESLVHFTAHGPIAFHDDKGRIAMLLDSEFFLKEQQQEPQYSIKKAA, encoded by the coding sequence ATGTCCGGAACGGCGATGATGAATGGCCTGGTGCACACCGCGGACCTCGAGTGGAAGCCGCTCGGTCCCGGAACCTCCTACCGCCTGCTGCGCGTGAGCGCGGAGACGGGCGTGTGGAGCGCCATCCTGAAGATGGAGAAGGGCGCCGTCTTCGCGCCGCACAAGCACCTGGCGGCGGCGGAGATCTTCATCCTCTCCGGCTCGACGCAGGACCGCTACGGCACCACCCGCCCGGGCGACTACGAGTTCGAGCCGGTGGGCGCCGAGCACCCCGCCACCACCGCGCTGGAGGAGTCGCTCGTCCACTTCACCGCGCACGGCCCCATCGCGTTCCACGACGACAAGGGCCGCATCGCGATGCTGCTGGACTCGGAGTTCTTCCTGAAGGAGCAGCAGCAGGAGCCGCAGTACAGCATCAAGAAGGCGGCCTGA